The sequence AGGCCGAGTGCCTGCGCCTGATCGACGAGATGAACCAAACCGGCGAACCCGTGACCATTACCCGCAGGGGAAAGCCGGTGGCGGTGCTGAGCCCCATCCAGGCCTCGCCGGCGCGTTCGCTGATCGGCGCCTCTCGCGGGGTCGTCACCCGCTATGACTCCCCGTTCGAACCCGCGGCGGATGCCGGCGACTGGGCGGTCAATTCGTGATCGTCCTCGACACGCATGTGCTGATCTGGGCGCTGGACGACGACGTGCGCCTCGGCGGGCGGGCGCGCGCCGCGATCGAGCAGGCGAGCGAGGCCGGGAGCGTGTTCGTTTCCGCCGTCACACCGTGGGAGATCGCGCTGCTGGTGCAGAAGGGCCGGCTGGCGCTGGCCGACAATGTCGGCGCGTGGCTGGAGACGGTGCTGTCGCTTCCTTCTCTCCGGCTGGCGGCGCTGGAGCCCGGCATCGCCGTGGACAGCGTGCGCCTGCCCGGTACGCTGCACGCTGACCCGGCAGACCGGATCATCATCGCGACGGCGCGGCATCTGGGCTCGCCCCTGCTCACCGCCGACCGCGCCATTCTCGACTATGGTGGTGCCGGCCACGTTCGTGTCATCGACGCTTCCCGCTAGTTTCAGGGTTCTTCATGTCCGCCCTCTCCCCCCTGCTCGCCACACTCGCCCAGCGCATCGGCGCCGCCCATGTGCTGACCGATCCGGCCGACATGGCGCCCTATCTGCGCGAGGAGCGCGGGCTCTATCAGGGCATGACACCCGCCGTGCTGCGACCGGGTACGACGGAGGAGGTCGCCTTCGTCGTCGAGACCTGCGCGCAAGCGGGCGTCGCCATCGTGCCGCAGAGCGGCAATACCGGGCTGGTGGGCGGGCAGATGCCGTTCGGCGAGGTGCTGGTGTCGCTGGCCCGGCTGGACCGCGTGCGTCAGGTCGATCCGGTCGACATGACGATGACAGTGGAGGCCGGCTGCATCCTCGACCGGGCGCATGAGGCGGCGGAGGCGGTGGGCTGCCTGTTCCCGCTGCACATCGCCTCGCAGGGTTCCTGCCGCATCGGCGGCAACCTCTCCACCAATGCCGGCGGCACCGCCGTGCTGCGCTATGGCAACGCCAGGGATCTCGTGCTCGGCCTGGAAGTCGTGCTGGCCGACGGGCGGGTGTGGAACGGACTCAAGCGCCTGCGTAAGAACAATGCCGGCTACGACCTCAAGCAGCTCTTCCTCGGCACCGAGGGCACGCTCGGCCTCATCACCGCCGCCGTGCTGAAGCTGTTTCCCGCGCCGGCCCAGCGCACCACCGCCTTTCTCGCGGTGCCCGATCCGGCGGCCGCGCTCGCCTTGCTGGCGCGCCTGCGCGGCGAGGCCGGCGACGCGCTGACCACCTTCGAGCTGATGGCGGCCTTCGGGGTCGAGACGGTGCTCCGGCACATGCCCGGCACGGTGCGCCCCTTCCGCGACACCCATGACTGGTACGTGCTGGTCGAGCTGAGCGCGCCCACGCGCGCCTTCGACCTTGCCGCTCTGCTGGAAGAGGGGCTCGGCGCGGCGATGGAGGCCGGCGAGGTGCTGGACGCGGTGATCGCCACGTCCGGGGCGCAGGCGGCCAATATGTGGCGGCTGCGCGAGGACATGTCGGAGGCGCAGAAGCACGAGGGCGGCTCGATCAAGCACGACGTGTCAGTGCCGGTGTCGCGCGTGCCCGAATTCCTCGCGCGGGCGCTGCCGGCGGTGGTGGCGGCGCTGCCGGGGTTGCGGCCGTGCCCGTTCGGCCATGTCGGCGACGGCAACATCCATTTCAACCTGAGCCAGCCGGTCGGCATGGAGAAGGCCGCCTTCATCGCCATGTGGGAGACCTTCAACCGCATCGTCCATGACATCGTGACCGACATGGACGGCTCCATCGCCGCCGAGCACGGCATCGGCATTCTCAAGCGCGAGGAACTGGCCCATTACGCCGATCCGGTTGCGCTCGACCTGATGCACAGGATGAAACTCGCGCTCGATCCCGCCGGAACGCTCAATCCGGGTAAGGTGATCGGTACATAGTCGACAATAATTACCTGTCTGGAATGATGATAAACTAGATTTCGCGAGCGTATTCGTTGTTTTGAAGCGTTCTACATTTGCGAATTCTGGCTTTTTCATATTGTCGAGCGCGTATCGTCGGGTCTATGGAAGCCGGTAACTGACGGGCCAGCCGGCGATGCATCCGCCTCACGGATGCGGGAGAGGGGCGAGGCCGTCCGGAAATTCGGAAGAGCCGACATGCTGACATCCCGCCCGACCTTGCCGCATCGCCGCCGCCTGAGCGTGTTGATGGTGCTCGCCACGCTGGTCGTGGCGGTGGCGGGCAAACCGGCGCTGGCGCAGCAGGCGGCGACGGGCGTCGCGCCCGCCCCGGCGGCTGGGGTGCCTGCAACAACTGTCCCGGCGGCCACGGCGCCGGCCGTCGCGGCCCCCGCCGTGGCGACGCCTGCCGCTGCGACCGCCCAGCCCTCGGCTGCCCCCGCTCCTGTCCAGAGCGCGCCTGTCACGCAGCCGGCGCCGCCCGCCGGCACGGTTGCACCGGCCGCGACCGACGGTCTCGTGCCGCCGTCCGGCGCTGCTGAAGCCGGCGCCATTCCCGCCGCGCCGGCGGTTGCGGCCGACCCCCACCATCTGCAGGAGGGCGAGGATCCCTCCGTCGCGGCCCAGCTTCCGCACGACCTGTCCCCGTGGGGCATGTTCATGGCGGCGGACTGGGTGGTGAAGGCGGTGATGATCGGCCTCGCCTTCGCCTCGGTGGTGACGTGGACGGTCTGGCTGGTCAAGTCGGTGGAGCTTCTGTTCGCCCGGGGCCGGCTGCGTCGCGCGGTGGCGGGCTATCTCTCCAGCGCCTCGCTGGAGGAGGCGCGCCGGGTCGCGCCGCGCGGGCCGGCCGGCGCCATGCTGCGCGCCACCGATCTCGAACTCCAGCGCTCCGGCGACCTGCCGGCCGAGGGTATCAAGGAGCGCGTGTCGATCTCGCTCGGGCGCATCGAGGTGGCGGCAGGGCGCGCCATCACCCGGGGCACCGGCCTGCTCGCCACCATCGGCGCCACCGCGCCCTTCGTCGGCCTGTTCGGCACGGTGTGGGGCATCATGAATTCGTTCATCGGCATCTCGAAGGCGCAGACCACCAATCTCGCCGTGGTGGCGCCGGGCATCGCGGAGGCGCTGCTCGCCACCGCCATCGGCCTCGTCGCGGCCATTCCCGCCGTGGTGATCTACAACCACTTCTCGCGGCAGGTGTCGGGCTATCGCGTGCTGATGGGCGACGCCTCGGCCGAGGTGCTGCGCCTGCTCTCGCGCGACCTCGACCGGCGCGACGCCCGGCGCGGCCGCCCGGAGCCCCAGCGGCTGCGTGCCGCGGCGGAGTGAGCGGCAGGAGCCTGGGGCCTGAGCATTCGGGCCCCTTCGAGCGGGCGGGGGAATGATCCATGGGCGTGAAGCTCCAGAGCACCGACAGCGACGATCTCGTCGAGAACCACGAAATCAACGTCACGCCGTTCATCGACGTGATCCTGGTGCTGCTCATCATCTTCATGGTGGCGGCGCCGCTGTCGACGGTCGACGTCGCGGTGGACCTGCCGGCTTCGAACGCACAGGTGCAGCCGCGCCCGGACAAGCCGGTCTACCTGACCGTGAAGAGCGACCTTGTTCTCGCCCTCGGCAATGAGGACGTCGCCCGTGCCAGCCTCGGCGCCACGCTCGACCGCACCACCGAGACCAAGCGCGATACCCGCATCTTCCTGCGCGCCGACAAGAGCGTGGATTATGGCGAGCTGATGGAGGTGATGAACCTGCTGCGCGCGGCCGGCTACCTCAAGATCGCGCTGGTGGGGCTGGAAATGGCCGGCCAGCCGGCGCCCGCGCCCGGAGTTGCGGCTCCCGCAGCGCCTGGGACGCCCGCGCCTGGCACGCCGGCGCCGGCCCTGACGGCGCCCGTCCCCGCTCCCGCCGCCGGAACGCCGGCCCCATGAGCCTGCTGCTGCTCAAAGCGGGGCGGGGCCACAGGCTGCGCGAAGCGGCGGCCTGGGCGGTCTGCGGCATCGTGGTGCTCGCGGTGCATGGCGGCGCGCTCGCCTACATGCTGTCCCCGCCGCCCCTCGTCGCGGCCGAGGAACCGGCGGCGATCATGATCGAGCTTGCCGAGATGCCTGTGGCTCCCGAGGCCGAGCCGGTGGACCTGCCGCCCGGCCCGCAAATGGTCGAGGCGCCGGAGAAGATCGAGGAAGAGGTGCCGCCGGACCCGCTGGCCAAGGAGGAGGACGTGCCCCCGCCCGAGCCGCTGCCCGAGCAGGAGCCCATCCCCGAGGTCGCCGAGTCCCCCGCGCCGGACATTGAGGTGCCGCTGCCTCCGCCGCCTCCGCTCGCCTCCGAGCTGACGCCGCCGGAGAAGAAGCCCGATCCGCCCAAGGAGCGCCCGAAGCCGAAGCCCAAGCCGAAGGAGCGCGAGAAGAGCGAGAAGCCGCCCGCGCCGCGCACGACGGCCGCGCCCTCGCTGAATGCCACGGCGTCTGATCGCATCGCCGCGCCGAGCGCCGGCGCCTCGACCGCCAACAGCCGGGCGCCGGCCAACTGGCGCTCGCGGCTGATGGCGCATCTGAACCGGCACAAGCGCTACCCGGCCGGCGAAAGCGGGCAGGGCAGGGCGCGGGTGGCGTTCACGATCAATCGCTCGGGGCAGGTGCTCGCGGCGCGGCTGGCCGGCTCGTCGGGCAATGCGAATTTCGACGCGGAAGCGGTGGCCATGGTGCGCCGCGCCTCGCCGGTGCCGCCGCCGCCGGCCGAGGTGCCGGGCGGGACGATCTCCTTCACCGTGCCGGTGCTGTTCAGCCTGCGCTGAGCCGCGCCGGCGCCGGGCGGGTCAGTTGCCGTCGGCGACCCAGCAGGCGACGAGTTGCGCGCCCTTGCGCTCCAGCGGCGGCATTTCGACCCGGCAGCGCTCCTGCACCAGCGGGCAGCGCGGGTTGAACGGGCATCCCTTCGGCGGGTTGAACGGTGAGGGCAGTTCGCCCTCCAGCACGATGCGCTCCTTCTTCGCCTCGGGGTCGGCGATCGGCGTCGCCGAGAGCAGGGCGCGCGTATAGGGGTGCTTGGGAGCGTCGAAGATGGCGTCACGCGGGCCATGCTCGACCGCGCTGCCGAGATACATCACCATCACCTCGTCGGCCATGTGCCGCACCACGCCGAGGTCGTGCGACACGAACACATAGGCGACGCCGAGCTGTTCCTGCAGTTCGACCAGCAGGTTCAGCACCTGCGCGCGCACCGACACGTCGAGCGCCGAGACCGGCTCGTCCAGCACCAGTATCTTCGGACGCAGCACCAGCGCCCGGGCGATGGCGATGCGCTGGCGCTGGCCGCCGGAGAACATGTGCGGGTAGCGCCCGTGGTGCTCGGGCCGCAGGCCGACGCGCGCCATCATGTCGAGCGCGCGCGCGCGCCGCTCGGCGGCGGAGAGCGTCGTGTTGACCAGCAGCGGCTCCTCGATCGCCTTGCCGACCGTCTGGCGCGGGTTGAGCGAGCCGTAGGGGTTCTGGAACACCATCTGCACTTCGCCGCGGTAGCGGCGCAGCGTGCGCGCATCCGCCTCCGCCACGTCCACCTCGTCGAGCCGCAGCGAGCCCGCGCCGGGCCGCTCGATCATGGTGAGCATGCGGGCGAGGGTGGATTTGCCGGAACCGGATTCGCCGACCACGGCCAGCGTCGAGCGCGGCGCCAGCCGGAAGCTGATGCCGGCGACCGCCTTCACCGTCGCCGACGGCGCGAACAGGCCGCGCGAGACTTCGTAGCTCTGGGCGAGGTCGACCGCTTCCATCACGGCCGCGTCGGCCGATGCCTCTGCGGGAAAGGCCGGGTTCATGCCGCGAACTCCCGATGCTGAGGCACGCCGTCGACGAGCGGCGTGTGGCAGAGGGCGAAGCCCAGCTCGGCGCTCGCGCGCGGGGGCGGCACGGTGCGGCAGGTCTCGGTGGCGAAGCGGCAGCGCGGCGAGAACAGGCAGCCGCGCGGGCGATCCGCCAGCCCCGGCACGACGCCGGGAATGGAGGGCAGCAGGCGCCCATGTGCGCGCTCCGGCAGCGCCGCCAGCAGCGCCGCCGTGTAGGGGTGGTGCGGATCGCGGAACAGGCCGCGCGTGGTCTGCATCTCGATCTGCTGGCCAGCATACTGCACGCAGACGCGCCGAGAGGTCTCCGCCACCACGCCCATGTCATGGGTGATCAGCACGAGGCCGACGCCGCTGTCCTTCTGCAACCGCAGCAGCAGGTCGAGGATCTGCGCCTGGATGGTCACGTCGAGCGCGGTGGTCGGCTCGTCGGCAATGATCAGCTTGGGGCGGCAGGCGAGCGCCATGGCGATCATCACGCGCTGGCTCATGCCGCCGGAAAGCTGGTGCGGGAAGGCTTTCAGCCGGCGTTCGGGCTCGGGAATGCCGACCAGCTCCAGCAGTTCGACCGCGCGCGCCTGCCGTCCGGCGCGGGAGAGGTCGAGATGGGCGGCCATCGCCTCGCGGATCTGGAAGCCGACCGTGAAGCACGGGTTGAGGCTCGACATCGGCTCCTGGAAGATCATGGCGAGGTCGCGCCCGACGATGCGCCGCCGCTCGCGCGCGCCGAGCGCCAGCAGGTCGCGGCCGTCGAATTCGAGCCGGTCGGCGGAGACCTTCGCGGTCCATGGCAGCAGGCCCATGACCGCCAGCATGGCGACCGACTTGCCGGAACCGGATTCGCCGACGACGGCGACCAGTTCGCCGGCCTCCACGTCGAGATTCACCCCGTCCACGGCGCGGAACGGGCCGCGCGCGGTGGTGAAGGTGACGGAGAGATTGCGGATGGAGAGCAGGGGCATCAGCTCCTCCTCAGCTTCGGGTCAAGGGCGTCGCGCAGGCCGTCGCCCATCAGGTTGATGGCGACCACGGTGACGAGGATGGCGAGACCGGGCAGCGTCACGATCCACGGGGCCGAGCGGATGAACTCGCGGGCATCGGCCAGCATGGCGCCCCATTCCGGGGTTGGCGGCTGCGCGCCGAGGCCGAGGAAGCCGAGCGCGGCGGCCTCGAGGATGGCGTCGGAAATGCCGAGGGCCGCTTGCACGATGAGGGGAGCGAGGCAGTTCGGCAGCACGGTGACGAACATCAGCCGCAGCCTGCCGACGCCCGCCACCTGCGCGGCGATGACGTATTCCTTGGACAACTCGGCGATGGCGGCGGCGCGCACGAGGCGCACATAGCGCGGCAGGTAGACCACCGTCACCGCGACGATGGTGTTGACGAGGCTGGGGCCGAGCACCGCCACGACGAGGATGGCGAGCACCAGGCTCGGGATCGCCACCACCACGTCCATGATGCGCATGACCACCACTTCGACGATGCCGCGCAGGAAGGCGCTGGCGAGGCCGAGCACGATGCCGAGCGCCACCGAGACCACCATCACCGACAGGCCGATGCCGAGCGAGATGCGCGCGCCGTAGATCAGGCGCGAGAGCACGTCGCGGCCCACCGCGTCGGTGCCGAAGGGGAAGCTCCAGTTGCCGCCGGCCCAGACCGGGGGCAGCAGCACGCTCTGGCGGAACTGCTCGGTCGGCGAATGCGGGGCGACCCACGGCGCGAACAGCGCCAGCAGGGCGATGAACACGACGATGGCGAGGCCCAGCACGGCGCCGCGATTCTCGCTGAAGGCCGACCAGAAGGCCCTGAGCGAGGAGGGTTCCTCGCCCACCGGCTCGGCGGCCGCGATGGCACTGAGGCTGGCCCCGGCGGCGCCGGGCACGAGGCGCTCGGGCGCGGTCGGGATCGGATCGTCGATGGCGTTTTCCTCAGCCATGCCGGATCCTCGGATTGATCGCGACATAGAGCGTGTCGACGATGAGGTTGACGAGGATGACGATGGCCGAGATCAGCATGATGCCGCCCTGGAGCGCCGGATAATCGCGGCGGGCGATGGATTCGATCAGCCATTTGCCGACGCCGGGCCAGGCGAAGATGGTCTCGGTCAGCACCGCGCCGGCCAGCAGCGTGCCGGTCTGCAGCCCCACCACCGTCACGACAGGGATCAGCGCGTTGCGCAGCGCGTGCAGGCCGACCACGCGCAGCGGCGACAGGCCCTTGGCGCGCGCCGTGCGCACATAGTCCTCGCCCAGAACTTCCAGCATGGACGAGCGCGTCATGCGCGCGATCACCGCCAGCGGAATGGTGCCGAGCACGATGGAAGGCAGGATGAGATGGGCCACCGCCGCGCCGAACGCGCCCTCCTGGCCGGAGAGCACGCTGTCGATCAGCATGAAGCCCGTCACCGGCTCGAAATAGTAGTTGATGAGGTCCATGCGGCCGGAGACCGGGGTCAGGCCCAGATACTCCGAGATGAACATGATGAGCAGCAGGCCCCACCAGAAGATCGGCATCGAATAGCCGGCCAGCGCCACCGTCATCACCGAATGGTCGATGATGGAGCCGCGCTTGACCGCCGCCAGCACGCCGGCCGGGATGCCGAGCACGATGGCGAAGACCAGCGCGCAGAAGGCCAGTTCCAGCGTCGCCGGGAACAGGATCAGGAATTCCTTCAGCACCGGCGTCTTGGTGACGATGGAGACGCCGAAATCGCCGTGCAGCAGGCCATAGGCGTAGTCGAGGAACTGCTGCCACATCGGCTGGTCGAGGCCCAGGTCGTGGCGCAGTTGGGCGAGGCGCTCGGGCGCGATGCCGCGCTCGCCGGTGCGCGCCTCGATCGGATCGCCGGGCACCAGGCGCACGGCGACGAAGGTGACGAACATCAGCGCCACGAAAGTCGGCACCGTTAGCGCGACGCGGCGGAGAATGAGTTTCAGCATATGTGGGGCGTACCCATGGGTCGTGCCTGATCCCTGCAAAGCAGCCGTCATCCCGGACACCGCTTAGCGGTGATCCGGGATCGCGAGACGGAGATGCGCTTCAATCGGGATGCGATCCCGGATCGCGGCAGGGCCGCGTCCGGGATGACAGTCAATCCGGGGGACGACGCCCCCGGCGGGCCCGATCACTTCAGCTCGACGCCATAGAACTCGTGGCGGCCGAACGGGCTGACCTTGTAGTCGACGACTTCCTTGCGGGTCGGCTCGTAGACCACCGAATGGGCGATGGTGAACCAGGGCGCCTCTTCCTTGAAGATGACCTGCGCCTGCTCGTAGAGCTTGGTCCGCTCGGCGAGATCCGAACTGGTGCGCGCCTTGGAGATCAGGTCGTCGAACTCCTTGTTGCACCACTTGGCGAGGTTCTGCCCGCCCTTGCGGGCGGCGGGGCAGCCGAGCAGGAAGAAGAAGTTGTCCGGGTCGCCATTGTCGCCGGTCCAGCCGAGCTGGCCGGTCATGTGTTCGCCTTCCTGCATGCGCTTGCGGTACTCGCCCCACTCATAGGAGACCAGCTTGGCGTTGACGCCGAGCTTGGCGAGGTCCGACTGCATCATCTCGGCGATGCGCTTGGCGTTCGGGTTGTAGGGACGCTGCACCGGCATCCACCACAGGTCGATGTCGAGCGGGGTTTGGACCCCGGCTGCCGCGAGCATGGCCTTGGCCTTCTCGGGGTCGTAGGCGTAGTCCTTCACGTCCTTGTTGTAGGACCAGATGGTCGGCGGGATCGGGTTGATCGCGCCCTGGCCGGCGCCCTGATAGACGTCCTTGATGATCGCCGCCTTGTCGATCGCCATGTTGAAGGCCTGGCGGACCTCCTTCTTGTCGAAGGGCGGCTTCTCGACGTTGAAGGCCCAGTAGGCGATGTTCAGGCCCGGCTGCGAGAGCAGGTTGACGGCGGGATCGGTCTTCATGCCGGCGATGTCGGCCGGGTTCGGCGCGATCATCACATGGCACTCGCCCTTCTTCAGCTTGGCATAGCGGGCGGTCGGGTCGGGGGTGATGGCGAAGACGAGGTTGTCGATCTTGGCCGGGCCCTCGAAATAGGCGGGGAACGCCTTGTACCGGATCACCGCGTCCTTCTGGTAGTTCACGAAGGAGAACGGGCCGGTGCCGACCGGAATCTGGTCGAACTGCTCGGGCGTGCCCTTCTTGAGCAGGAAGTCGGCATATTCCTTCGAGTGGATGGTGGCGAAGTCCATGGCGAGGTTCGCCAGCATGGGCGCGTTCGGCTCCTTCAGCACGAACTTCACCGTGTGGTCGTCGACCTTGTCGATGGAGACCAGCAGGTCCGGCAAGCCCATGTCGTTGAAGTAGTCATACGCGCCGCCCGTGACCTTGTGGTACGGGTTGTCGGTCTTCCACATGCGGTTGAAGCTGAAGATCACGTCGTCGGCGTTGAAGTCGCGGCTCGGCGTGAAGCCGTTCACGCCGGAGTGGAACTTCACCCCCTTGCGCAGCTTGAAGGTCAGCTCCTTGCCGTCGTCGCTGACAGTCCAGCTTTCCGCGAGGCCGGGAACGACCTTGGTGCTGCCCCGCTCGAACTCGACCAGCTGGTTGTAGGCCGGGCGGGCGGCGTCGAAGCTGGTGCCCGTCGTGTTCAGCGCCGGCGTGAAGTTCTCGGGGCTGCCCTCCGAGCAATAGACAAGCGTCTTGGCGGCATAGGCCGGAGCCGCCGCGAACGCCGTGAGCAGGGCGGCCGCGATGGCCGCTTTGGGAGTGATGACCGGCATTGTAGTTCCCCTCTTGAAGGACGGCATGGTTCGCGATCCGTTGTTCCCGGATGCCCTGTTCTTCATCACCGCCGCCCAATGCAGCAACTCAAACACGTGTCTCAAAGTTGCGCAATCACACCCCCGGCCCCGACCAAAGTCGCATGACGTAGCGGATACCGCACGTTGCCGGTGGCCTGCGACCGTCGTCGAGGTGCAAGCCATCGTGCGAAGTTGTAAGAGCAGGGAGCCGGCGTTCCGCCCCGATCTTCTGCCGCCGGCCCTTCGGGAGAGTCGTTCCATGAGTGCCGCGCCGTCCTCAGCCCCCGCTGCAGCTTCCGCCGCCCCTTCGGCCCGACGGGCCGAATTCGACTGGACCGATCCGTTCGCCTTCGACGGCCAGCTCACCGAGGAGGAACGGCTGGTGCGCGACACGGCGCGCGACTATGCACAGGAAAAGCTGCTGCCCCGCGTCACCTCCGCCTTTCTGGAGGAGCGGTTCGATCGCGAGATCATGAACGAGATGGGCGAGCTTGGCCTGCTCGGCCCGACCATCCCCGAGGAATATGGCGGCGCCGGCCTCGGCTACGTGTCCTACGGGCTCGTCGCCCGCGAGGTGGAGCGGGTCGATTCCGGCTACCGCTCGGCAATGAGCGTGCAGTCCTCGCTCGTCATGCACCCGATCAACGCCTATGGCAGCGAGGCGCAGAAGCGCGCATTCCTGCCGAAGCTCGCCACCGGCGAACTTATCGGCTGCTTCGGCCTCACCGAGCCGGATGCCGGCTCCGATCCGGGCGGCATGCGCACCCGCGCCGAGAAGATCGACGGCGGCTACCGCCTGACCGGTGCCAAAATGTGGATCACCAACTCGCCCATCGCGGATGTGGCGGTGGTGTGGGCGAAGTCGGCCGCGCATGACAACGAGATCCGCGGCTTCCTCGTGGAGCGCGGCACCAAGGGCTTCTCGACGCCGAAGATCGAGCACAAGCTCTCGCTGCGCGCCTCCATCACCGGCGAAATCGTGCTGGACGGGGTCGAGGTGCCGGAGGAAAGCCTGCTGCCCGGCGCCTCCGGCCTCAAGGGGCCGTTCGGCTGCCTCAACCGCGCCCGCTTCGGCATCGGCTGGGGCGTGATCGGCGCCGCCGAGGCGTGCTATGCGAGCGCCCGCCAGTACACGCTCGACCGCAAGCAGTTCGGCCGGCCGCTGGCGGCGACCCAGCTCATCCAGAAGAAGCTCGCCGACATGGCGACCGAGATCGCGCTCGGCTTGCAGATCGCGCTGCGCGCCGGCCGTCTGTTCGACGAGGGGACGCTGCCGGTGGAGACCATCTCGCTGCTCAAGCGCA comes from Ancylobacter sp. TS-1 and encodes:
- a CDS encoding ABC transporter substrate-binding protein — its product is MPVITPKAAIAAALLTAFAAAPAYAAKTLVYCSEGSPENFTPALNTTGTSFDAARPAYNQLVEFERGSTKVVPGLAESWTVSDDGKELTFKLRKGVKFHSGVNGFTPSRDFNADDVIFSFNRMWKTDNPYHKVTGGAYDYFNDMGLPDLLVSIDKVDDHTVKFVLKEPNAPMLANLAMDFATIHSKEYADFLLKKGTPEQFDQIPVGTGPFSFVNYQKDAVIRYKAFPAYFEGPAKIDNLVFAITPDPTARYAKLKKGECHVMIAPNPADIAGMKTDPAVNLLSQPGLNIAYWAFNVEKPPFDKKEVRQAFNMAIDKAAIIKDVYQGAGQGAINPIPPTIWSYNKDVKDYAYDPEKAKAMLAAAGVQTPLDIDLWWMPVQRPYNPNAKRIAEMMQSDLAKLGVNAKLVSYEWGEYRKRMQEGEHMTGQLGWTGDNGDPDNFFFLLGCPAARKGGQNLAKWCNKEFDDLISKARTSSDLAERTKLYEQAQVIFKEEAPWFTIAHSVVYEPTRKEVVDYKVSPFGRHEFYGVELK
- a CDS encoding acyl-CoA dehydrogenase; this encodes MSAAPSSAPAAASAAPSARRAEFDWTDPFAFDGQLTEEERLVRDTARDYAQEKLLPRVTSAFLEERFDREIMNEMGELGLLGPTIPEEYGGAGLGYVSYGLVAREVERVDSGYRSAMSVQSSLVMHPINAYGSEAQKRAFLPKLATGELIGCFGLTEPDAGSDPGGMRTRAEKIDGGYRLTGAKMWITNSPIADVAVVWAKSAAHDNEIRGFLVERGTKGFSTPKIEHKLSLRASITGEIVLDGVEVPEESLLPGASGLKGPFGCLNRARFGIGWGVIGAAEACYASARQYTLDRKQFGRPLAATQLIQKKLADMATEIALGLQIALRAGRLFDEGTLPVETISLLKRNNCGKALDIARQARDMHGGNGISAEFPVMRHMVNLETVNTYEGTHDIHALILGRAITGHQAFF